The nucleotide sequence GCACTTCCTGGCCAGCGACACCACCGGGATCGTCTGCTTTCCGACCTGCCGCGACGCCCGCCGGATCACCCGGGCGCACCGGCACGGCTTCGGCACCCTCGACGACGCCCGCCGCGCCGGCTACCGGCCGTGCCGCACCTGCCGCCCGGCCGCCGCCTGACGGCGGCCGTGCCCGGCACCGGCCGTGCGGCTGCAACCCGGCGGAGCGGTCCGGGTTCTGCATCGTGACCACCCGCGACGGCCCGATCCGCGTCCACCACCCGGACACCGACCGCCGCCCACGGAGAGGACCACGCCCGTCATGTCGATCGCAGCCACCACCGCCCGCCCGACCGTCGTCCAGCACACGACCCTGGGCCCGATCACCCTCTCGGCCTCCCCGCAGGGTCTGACCCGCCTGCGCCTGGGCCGGACCGCCCCCGCCGCGCACGACCCGCGGCCCGAGCCCGCCGGCGCCGAGCACGCGCTGCTCGAGCAGGCCGTCGCCGAGCTCGGCGAGTACCTGCTCGGGCGCCGCACCACGTTCACGGTGCCAGTCGACCTGTCCGGGGTCGAGCCGGAGCACCGCCGGGTCCTCGACGAGCTGTGCGCGATCGGCTACGGGCACACCCGCAGCTACGGGGAGCTCGCGCGTGCAGCAGGCCTGACCGAGGACGGCCCCCGCCGCGCCGGTGCGGCCTGCGCGCGCAACCCGGTTCTCCTGGTGATCCCGTGCCACCGGATCGTGTCCGCCGGCGGGGCGCTCACCGGCTACGCCGGTGGATTGCCGGTCAAGAAGGCGCTGCTCGCCCTGGAGCGCGGCCAGTTCCCGCTCGACGCCGACGATCTCAGCGGTCTCGCGGGCTGATCCCTCCACCACGCACCGCGCCGCACCGCTCTGCACGGCACTGCTCTGCACGGCACAGCACAGCACCGCGCTGCACAGCACCGCTCTGCACAGCACCGCACAGCACCGCACGGCGGCCCCGTCGTCACACCGGGGCCGCCGGGTTCCGGTGGTCGTACCCGAGCCGACCGCGGGTACCGACCAGGACCACGACCGCGACGACGAGGCTCCCGGCGGCCATGGCCTGCATCGACCTGTTCGCATCCAGCGCGGGGAACATCTCCGACCACACCACCGAGGCGAAGTTGTTGACACTGACGTGCAGCAGCATCGCCAGCGGCAGGCTCTCACCGGTGCGGTTGAAGACCCAGGTCATCACGATGTTGAAGGTCAGGCAGAACAGCACGAAGGCGGCGGGCCGGGTCCAGTCCGCGTCGGGCCAGCCGCCCCAGTCGGTGACGAACAGCGGCATGTGCCACAACGCCCACAGCGGACCGAGCACCATCGTCCCGGCCAGCGGCCCGAACCGGCGCTGCAGGCGGGGCAGCGCGAAGTCGCGCCAGCCGGGCTCCTCGGCGAGCCCGGTCGTGATCATCTGGATCAGCAGGGCGGGCACGTAGACCGCGACCACCAGCAGCGACGGCATGACGATCCGGCCGCCGGAGAACACGAACCCGGTCACCAGCATCGCGACCGGCACCCCGAGCAGGGTGAGCGCGTACCAGTGCCGGCGGACCCGCCACCGCCACATCCGCCCGATCCAGCGCCGCAGACCGGGCCGGCCGTCGGCGATCGCCGTCACCAGGAACGCCGAGGCGATGGGACCGAGATACGCGCCGGGCAGCACCCCGAGGATCTGGCTGGTTCCCAGGACGTCGGGGAATCGGTAGATCCAGACACCGAGCCCGTTCTCGGAGAGGATGTAGGGGGTCCACGCCACCCAGCTCATGAGGTTGGCGAGCAGGAAGAAGCTCAGCAACGGGCTGCGCCGGATCGCCCCCGCGAGCCCGGTCGCACCCCGCGACCTGGACGGGTTGTCTGTCGAAATGACCATGCCGAGAAGCCTCGGCCGGTCACCGGCCCGGAACGAGCCACCGGCGATGGAAGCTGCGCAGCTGCATCGAAGGATGCAGGGCGCCCCTCGTCAGCCCGCTGCGCCCCGGACGCCGGGGACATCGACGACACGGTTCTGGTAGGCCCAGACGACCGCTTGCAGCCGGGAGGTCACCCCCAGTTTCGGCAGCATCCGCGCCAGGTGCGACTTCACCGTCGACTGCTCGACCACGAGTGTGCGGGCGATGTCGTCGTTGGACATTCCCTGGGCGAGCAACAGCAGGATCTCGTGCTCGCGCGGGGTGAGCAGCTCCTCGGCCCGCCGGCCGGTCACCGGCTGCAGGCTCCGACGGTGCACGAACTCGCGCAGGATACGGCGGGTGAGGGTCTGGTCGATCGTCCCCTGCCCGGCGGCGACCTGGCGGACCGCACGGATGATGTCGTCGGGGTCGGAGTCCTTGAGGAGGAAACCGGACGCGCCGGCCTCCAGCGCCCCGAACACGTAGTCGTCGAGATCGAAGGTCGTCAGGACGAGCACCGGGATCTCGGTCCCCGGCGCGCACAGCTCGCGGGCGACATCGATGCCGCTACGGCCCGGCATCCGGATGTCGAGGCAGGCGACGTCGGGCACCAGGTCGCGGGCCATCTCGAGCGCACTGGTCCCGTCGGCGGCGACACCGACCACGTCGATGTCGGGTTCGGCCCCCATCAGCGACGCCAGACCGGCACGCACCAGCGGCTGATCGTCGGCGATGAGGACACGGATCATGCAGGGGCCTCCGAGGACGGCGCGGTCGGGTTCACCGTACCGACCGTCTCGCCGAGCGGGAGCCGTAGGCGGACCTCCCAACCGCCGTCCGTCGTGGGCCCGTGGGTGAGGTCGGCACCGACGAGCTGCGCCCGCTCCGCCATGCCGAGGAGCCCGAACCCACCGCCGGGGCCCGGATCGGGTCCGGTGGGTACCCCGTTGCGCACGGCGATCGTGAGCCATCCGTCCTGCGGTGCACCGATCTCGACCGTGCAGCGGGCTCCGGGCGCATGCACCGCGGCGTTCGCCAGTGACTCCTGCACCATCCGGTGGGCGACCAGCTGCGCGAGCGGTCCGGCATCGACGTCCTCGTCGGACACGACGAGATCGACCTCGGTGCCCGCCGCCCGCCGGGTCTCGACGAGTGCGGCCACCGCCTCGATGGTCGCCGGCGGCCGGTCGGCATCGGGCTCCTCGCGGAGCAGACCGACCAGCCGGCGCAGGTCGTCGAGGACGGCGCGGCTGTGCTCCCGGATCTGACGCGCCGACCGTCTCGCCGTTGCGGTGTCGGAGTCGATCTGCCGGTCGATCGCCGCGGCCATGATCGCGATGCCGGACATGTGATGGGCGGCGATGTCGTGCAGCTCCCGGGAGAGCGCCGTGCGCTGCCGGGACATCGCCGCGGCCAGCAACGCGTCCTGCTCGCGGCGCAGCGCCTGCACCTCGTTGCGACGCGACTCGGACGCGTCCCGCCGGGCCGCGACGACGAGCCCGAACAGCAGCGGCAGCCCGACGACGACGAGTGCCTGGAACACCGCGCCCGCGGCAGCCGGTCCGGCCTCGGCTCCCGCACCGATCTCGTTGCCGAACTGACCCGTCGCCAGCAGCAGCCCGGTACCGGCCAGGACCCCCCACAGTCGTCGCAGCGGGCGTGCGGCGAGGACCGCGAGGAACACCGCGACCAACTGCACGACCGCGGTCAGGCTGTAGGCCCCACCCGGCGCCGCCCATGCGAGGAGCAGCGGCAGCGCGGTCACCCCGATCAGTACCGCCGCTGGCGCCCGGCTCACCCACATCAGGGTCACCGCCTGGGCCACCAGCACAGCCGCGACCACCCACCATCCGGTCCCGCCGGGGTGCGGCACCGGATCGAGGCCCGCGTCGGCGCCGGCGACGACCGGCAGAACGAGCAGCAGGGCCGTCGCGACGAGCCCGCACACGACGGCCCCCACGACCCGCAGCGGCGCCTGTTCTGCGGTGGACACGGGCAAGCCTCCCCCATCGGGACGATCGCTGATCACCGGTCGAGCACCCGGCCGTCGCCGGGACCCGGCTCATCATCCGGTACGCCGCCCGCGCCGAGAGCCGCCCGGGCCGGATCTGCATCGAAAGACGGAGGTGCCCGGCTGCGTCCCTCCGGGTGACTCCGCCGAGCGCCTGCCGAGCCAGGCTGGAGCACGCGGCCGGCCGGGCCGCCCGATCACCGAGAGGACACGGACGTGACCAACGAGAACGCAGGCCCCGACACCACCGGAGCCACCGACGTCACCAACAGCACCGGCAGCACAGGCAGCACCGGTGTGCCGATCGCCGGCGCCCGCCCGCTGCCGCGACCGCTGCTCTGGACGCTGCTCGTCATCGCCCTGGTGGCGAACGCCGGGCTCTCACTCTCGCCGCTGCCCGCCGCCGTCGCCGCCGCGTTCGGGGTGCTCGTCATCGGGATCGGTGCGCTGCTGATCCGGGACCATCGGCGATCCTCCCGCGCCACCACGTGACACCGTGCCGTCACACCGCACCGCCGCGCCGCACCGCCGGGTGGCTCGGCGCCGGCCGGGTGCCGCCGCGCCCGTCGCAGATCCGCACCCCGGTCGATTGCGCCGTGGAACCGAGGAGGCGGCCTCCCGGCGATTGACCATGCCGCTACGGCACGGTGTCCACTGGGCGCACGGCCGCCGCCCCCGCCGTCGTCGGGACGCCGGACGACCTCACCCGCTCATCCGCCGGGCTGCCGGTGGATGAGCGTCGTCACGTCTGCATGCACCGAGCGAGAGGACCACCGTGCTCACCCTCAGCCACTCGATCGACATCGACGCACCCGCGGATCGTGTGTGGGCGGTCTTCACCGACACCGGCTCCTATCCGGAGTGGAACCCCTTCATGACCAAGGTCGAGGGGGATCTGATCACGGGTTCGCGGCTCGCCGTCACCATCGTTCCTCCCGGTGGACGCCCGAACAGCTTCCGCCCCACCGTGACCACGGTGGAACCCGAGCGGCGCCTTCGCTGGCTCGGCCGTCTGCTGCTCCCCGGCATCGTCGACGGCGCGCACTCGTTCGAGCTCGAACCGCTCTCCCCCGGCACGACCCGGTTCACCCAGTCCGAGCGCTTCTCCGGACTGCTCGTACCGCTTCTGCGCGGCATGCTGCGTTCGGCCGAGGCGGGCTTCGCCGAGATGAACACGGCCCTCGCCGCGCGAGCGGAGTCGCGACCGGCGTAGTGCGGGGCGGTCGTCCGACCGATACGACGACCGATGCGGATCGACCGACGACATCCGTACGTTCCGGGCACCCGATCAGCCCCACAGAGCCCGGCCACGCCCTCCGCCATCGAGGGACCGCGGTGTCTGTGTTCCTCATGAAGGACGAGCCCATGGGATATCTCCCCGTCGGACGCGAGAACAGCCCCCCGATCCAGCCGGACCACGAGAACCAGGGCTCGGGACTGTCCGTCGCCGAGGGTGCCCCGCCCGGTCTGCTCCGGACGCACGCCGAGGAGGCCGACGCGGCGCCGAACCCGTTCCTCGGCTCGGTCCGCGAGGAGGCCGGGGTCGCGTGACCGAGCAACTGGTCGGCCGGACCTACTACTTCGATCTGAGCCCGCTGAAGGTGCGGTTCACCTTCGACTCGCCGTCCCAGGGCAGCTTCGTCGTGCAGGAAGGCGGCGGGCTCGCGCCGGACGGCCACGCCGAGACCGTCACGCTGGACCTGAGGAGGATCCGCGACGGCGTCTACCTGAACTCGTGGACCGAAGCGAGCGGCGCCACGGTGACGCACGTGGAGGACTTCGCCAACGCGACGGTGTACTCCAACGTCACCGTCGACGGCATCCTGTACAACCTCGTCGGAACCATCACGGAGGCACGACCATGACCGACGACACCGTCACCGAGAACGATCGGGCCAGGCGCAACACCGAGATCGTGGTCACCGCGATGCGCGAGCTCTTCGTCGACAAGGACCTCACCGCGCTGGACCGCTACTGGGCCGAGCCGTACGTGCAGCACAGCCCGCAGATGCCCGACGGCCTCGGCACGTTGCGGGCCGTGGTGCCCGGCCTGGAGGGGTTCTCGTGGGAGCCGCAGCGCACCGCGGCCCAGGGCGACCTCGTGTTCACGCACAGCCTCGTGCACGGGTGGGGGCCCGGTCCGGTGGTGATCGTCGACATCTTCCGGCTGGAGAACGGCCGCATCGTCGAGCACTGGGACGTCGTGCAGGACCTCACCGAGCCCGGGTCGACGGCCAGCGGGAACGCCATGGTGTGACCCGCGAGGCCGGTGACCCGCAAGGTTGTCGGCGCCCGGTCGCAAGCACGGGACAGCTCCTGCCGTCGGTCGGCGTGCCGGGCGTGACGTCCGTTCCGGCGCTCACCAGACGGCACGGCCCCCGGACAGGTCGAACGTCATCCCGGTGGTGAAGGAACACTCCTCGGACGCCATCCAGGCGATCATCGCCGCTGCCTCGTCGGGACGCCCGATCCGCTTCATCGGGACCCTGGACGCCGCCCACTGTGACACCTCCGGCGGAGTACGGGACTCCCAGTCCCGGAACAGCGGGGTGTCGAACAGCGTCGGGGTCACCGCGTTCACGGCGATGTTCGCCTCCGCGACCTCACGTGCGATGGTCCGGGTCAGCGCGAGGACCCCTGCCTTCGACGCGACGTAGCCGGCCTGGTTCGGGCTGCCGTCTTTCGCCGCCATCGACGACACGTTCACGATCCGGCCGTAGCCACCCGCGAGCATGTGCGGAATCGCGGTGCGGCAGGTGTGGAAGACACCGGTGAGGTTGACGGCCAGTTCACGGTGCCAGGTCTCGGGCGGGTAGTCCTGCACCACCCACGTACCGTCGGCGATGCCGGCCGCGTTGACCAGGATGTCGACGCCGCCGAGCCGGTCCACCACCCGGGCCGTCGCGGCCTCGACCGCCGCCAGATCGGTGACGTCGACCC is from Pseudonocardia autotrophica and encodes:
- a CDS encoding MoaF-related domain-containing protein, producing the protein MTEQLVGRTYYFDLSPLKVRFTFDSPSQGSFVVQEGGGLAPDGHAETVTLDLRRIRDGVYLNSWTEASGATVTHVEDFANATVYSNVTVDGILYNLVGTITEARP
- a CDS encoding methylated-DNA--[protein]-cysteine S-methyltransferase; its protein translation is MSIAATTARPTVVQHTTLGPITLSASPQGLTRLRLGRTAPAAHDPRPEPAGAEHALLEQAVAELGEYLLGRRTTFTVPVDLSGVEPEHRRVLDELCAIGYGHTRSYGELARAAGLTEDGPRRAGAACARNPVLLVIPCHRIVSAGGALTGYAGGLPVKKALLALERGQFPLDADDLSGLAG
- a CDS encoding nuclear transport factor 2 family protein, giving the protein MTDDTVTENDRARRNTEIVVTAMRELFVDKDLTALDRYWAEPYVQHSPQMPDGLGTLRAVVPGLEGFSWEPQRTAAQGDLVFTHSLVHGWGPGPVVIVDIFRLENGRIVEHWDVVQDLTEPGSTASGNAMV
- a CDS encoding CPBP family intramembrane glutamic endopeptidase, coding for MVISTDNPSRSRGATGLAGAIRRSPLLSFFLLANLMSWVAWTPYILSENGLGVWIYRFPDVLGTSQILGVLPGAYLGPIASAFLVTAIADGRPGLRRWIGRMWRWRVRRHWYALTLLGVPVAMLVTGFVFSGGRIVMPSLLVVAVYVPALLIQMITTGLAEEPGWRDFALPRLQRRFGPLAGTMVLGPLWALWHMPLFVTDWGGWPDADWTRPAAFVLFCLTFNIVMTWVFNRTGESLPLAMLLHVSVNNFASVVWSEMFPALDANRSMQAMAAGSLVVAVVVLVGTRGRLGYDHRNPAAPV
- a CDS encoding SDR family NAD(P)-dependent oxidoreductase, with protein sequence MQRNEIDLSGRVAVVTGGASGIGLAVTRRFLGSAAQVAVWDVGDVPSDLPGEVLRDRVDVTDLAAVEAATARVVDRLGGVDILVNAAGIADGTWVVQDYPPETWHRELAVNLTGVFHTCRTAIPHMLAGGYGRIVNVSSMAAKDGSPNQAGYVASKAGVLALTRTIAREVAEANIAVNAVTPTLFDTPLFRDWESRTPPEVSQWAASRVPMKRIGRPDEAAAMIAWMASEECSFTTGMTFDLSGGRAVW
- a CDS encoding sensor histidine kinase, encoding MSTAEQAPLRVVGAVVCGLVATALLLVLPVVAGADAGLDPVPHPGGTGWWVVAAVLVAQAVTLMWVSRAPAAVLIGVTALPLLLAWAAPGGAYSLTAVVQLVAVFLAVLAARPLRRLWGVLAGTGLLLATGQFGNEIGAGAEAGPAAAGAVFQALVVVGLPLLFGLVVAARRDASESRRNEVQALRREQDALLAAAMSRQRTALSRELHDIAAHHMSGIAIMAAAIDRQIDSDTATARRSARQIREHSRAVLDDLRRLVGLLREEPDADRPPATIEAVAALVETRRAAGTEVDLVVSDEDVDAGPLAQLVAHRMVQESLANAAVHAPGARCTVEIGAPQDGWLTIAVRNGVPTGPDPGPGGGFGLLGMAERAQLVGADLTHGPTTDGGWEVRLRLPLGETVGTVNPTAPSSEAPA
- a CDS encoding response regulator yields the protein MIRVLIADDQPLVRAGLASLMGAEPDIDVVGVAADGTSALEMARDLVPDVACLDIRMPGRSGIDVARELCAPGTEIPVLVLTTFDLDDYVFGALEAGASGFLLKDSDPDDIIRAVRQVAAGQGTIDQTLTRRILREFVHRRSLQPVTGRRAEELLTPREHEILLLLAQGMSNDDIARTLVVEQSTVKSHLARMLPKLGVTSRLQAVVWAYQNRVVDVPGVRGAAG
- a CDS encoding SRPBCC domain-containing protein, encoding MLTLSHSIDIDAPADRVWAVFTDTGSYPEWNPFMTKVEGDLITGSRLAVTIVPPGGRPNSFRPTVTTVEPERRLRWLGRLLLPGIVDGAHSFELEPLSPGTTRFTQSERFSGLLVPLLRGMLRSAEAGFAEMNTALAARAESRPA